CCATCTTCAAAACGATTTAACACGTCTAAGTTGATTACTGCATAATCTTTACGGTTAATGTTAGTAAATCCACGTTTTGGTAAACGACGGAATAAAGGAGTTTGTCCCCCTTCAAAACCTAAACGTACACCACCACCTGAACGTGATTTTTGACCTTTTTGTCCACGACCTGATGTTTTACCGTTACCAGATGATGATCCACGACCTACACGATTACGTACATGTCTTGATCCTTCTGCCGGATGTAACTCATGAAGTTTCATATATTCGGCACCTCCTTAAAAATAGTCTACCTACAAATTACACTTAAATTTCTTCAACGTCCACTAAATGAGATATAGTGTTAACCATTCCTTTAATTGCTTCGTTGTTTGGTTTAACAACTGTAGAATTAGTTTTTTTCAAGCCTAAAGCTTTCACTGTATCGCGTTGGTTT
This genomic stretch from Vagococcus sp. CY52-2 harbors:
- the rplO gene encoding 50S ribosomal protein L15 → MKLHELHPAEGSRHVRNRVGRGSSSGNGKTSGRGQKGQKSRSGGGVRLGFEGGQTPLFRRLPKRGFTNINRKDYAVINLDVLNRFEDGTEVTPTTLIEAGIVKNEKSGIKVLGNGELTKKLTVKAAKFSESAKTAIEAAGGSVEVI
- the rpmD gene encoding 50S ribosomal protein L30, which produces MSELKITLKRSIIGRPQNQRDTVKALGLKKTNSTVVKPNNEAIKGMVNTISHLVDVEEI